From the genome of Sediminibacter sp. Hel_I_10:
AAGAGCGTAGCCTCTGCCTGTTTGATGGCAGATAATTCTGTTTTTGAGGGCAGTTTTCCCCAAAGACCTATATAAACCGATAGCCACAGCAAAAATAAAACCGAAATACCAGCCGTAATGAGACGAAGGATCCACTTGACCCAACGGTTTTGAAATGAAAAAGACATGTCTTAAAATTTGTTACAAAGTTAATATACGAAGCGATTAGCAAATTCGATGTTTTATTATCTGTCTACGATTATAAATTATAGGTGTCAAAGTTAACTGTATTCGTGGTTATGATAAGCAACATAAAAACCTATAGCCTTCCATATACAGAAACTTTATAACCTTATTCTCTTAAAATATTCACAAAATAGTAATCAAGCTAATTTTAGAATTTTTTGCAATATGCAAAGCCCGAAACATCGTCGAACTTTGATTTAAACAAAAAAACGATACATTATGAAATTTTTAAAATCAATTACCATACTCAGTGTTATATTGATGAGTTATGGCGCTGTTGCACAAAGCGACAAGGACCAAAGCACTATGGCAGATGCCAACGATGCCAAAGCAAAATTACTTTCAGAAGATGCTTCACTGCAAACCTTTTTTGATAACTCGGCAGGTTATGTCATTTTCCCAAACGTAGGTAAGGGCGGACTCATTGTTGGCGCCTCTGCAGGAAACGGTGTTCTTTATGAAAATGGCACAGCCCAAGGCATGGCTAAATTAAAAGAGTTGAGTGTTGGACTTCAAGCAGGTGGCCAAGCCATCATTGAAATTATCTTTTTCAAGGACGAAGCTGCTCTAAATTCTTTTAAAGATGGTGATTTTGAGTTTTCTGCTGGAGTTTCGGCGGTTGTTTTAAAATCGGGCAAAGCTAAAGCGGCTAAATACAAAGACGGTGTTGCTGTGTTTGCGCTACCTAAAGCTGGACTTATGGCAGAGGCTTCTGTAGGAGGTCAAAAATTTGACTATACTGCGCTTTAATCATCTATAGTAAAAGTAAAAAAGGACGACTCATACGGTCGTCCTTTTTTTATTATTTGAAGTTATCAATACCGTTTGACAACCAATCATAATAGTCATCAACGTCTGGTGTATATCCTACAGGCTCTATTAAATCTTCCCCATCATGCCCTACTAAAGCATAAAATGGTTGCGTATTCGTCTTGTAGTTTATGGTTTGAAATTCGCTCCACTTTTGGCCAATATATTTCAATTT
Proteins encoded in this window:
- a CDS encoding YSC84-related protein; its protein translation is MKFLKSITILSVILMSYGAVAQSDKDQSTMADANDAKAKLLSEDASLQTFFDNSAGYVIFPNVGKGGLIVGASAGNGVLYENGTAQGMAKLKELSVGLQAGGQAIIEIIFFKDEAALNSFKDGDFEFSAGVSAVVLKSGKAKAAKYKDGVAVFALPKAGLMAEASVGGQKFDYTAL